The Candidatus Poribacteria bacterium genome contains the following window.
CGGTGTCAACACTTGAGGTCGCTTCGTCAAGGATGAGGACACTCGGATCGGAGGCTAAGGCACGCGCAAAGGCGACCAACTGCTTCTGCCCAACGGATAACCCAGCCCCATCCTCTTTAATCTCCGTGCCGTAGACCTCCGGCATTTTCTGCACAAACCTGTCCAAATGTACATCTTCCGATGCACGTTTCACCTGCTCCGACGAAATCGATGGATCTCCTAAAGTGATATTCCGCTCAATAGAGTCAGAAAACAGAAAGATATTCTGTTGTACGATACTAACCGCGCCTCGTAGATCTTCCAAGTTCATCTCTCGGATATCTACCCCGTCAATCAAGATCTGTCCCTTGTTGATCTCATAGAACCGGCAGAGCAGGTTGATGATAGAGGTTTTCCCTGCCCCCGTATGCCCTACGAGTGCGACCTTCTCCCCCGGTTTCACCTTGAACGAGACATCCCGTAAGACGTAATCATCATCGTTATAGGCGAACCAGACGTTTTTGAATTCAATCTCGCCTTTCAGACTGTCGGTGCCAGTTTTAGGTGCTGCAGAAATGATAGACGGTTGTGTATCGAGGAGTTGGAAAATCCGTTCCGAGGACGCCATCGCGTTTTGGAAGATGGTATATTTTTCGCTCAGTTCGCGGATGGGCCAGAAGAACTGTTGCGCGTAGCCCATGAACATCACCAGCCCGCCAAACGTCAGTGCATTTTGTATAATTTGTCCGCCGCCATACCAGATAATCACAGCTGTTGCGAGCGATGCCGCCACCTCTATCAGCGGGTGAAAGATCGAAAAATAGAAGATGCTCTTCAGGTTGGCAGCGAGGTATCGCCGATTGCGCTCGTTAAAGCGGAGATGGCTTCGCCGTTCTTGTGCGAACAGCTTCATTGTCGTCATACCGACGATGTTTTCTTGTAGAAAAGCATTGATACGCGCAAGCTGCTTACGTTGCTCTCGAAACGCGCGACGCGAATAGATCTGATAAACAAGCGTCGCGCCGAAAATAATTGGGATCACCGTGAACGTAACGAGTGCGAGCTTCCAATTATAGAGAAGCATCACCACGACAATGCCACAAATACGGAGCAGATTCGCGAAGATGGTAATCACACCGGAGGAAAAGAGTTCATTGAGGACTTGAACGTCGCCCATAACGCGGGTCATCAATCTACCGACCGGATTTTTATCAAAAAACTGTACGTCCAAGCGTTGTAAATGCGAAAAAAGCCCCTGACGGAGATCGCGCATGACATGTTGCCCGATCATCTGTGTGCGATACTCTTCAGAGTACCCGAACACGAACAGACTCATCAATGAGAACACGTAAAGCGTCGCTATTGTACTTAAGCCTTCTCGTGTACCGGGGGTAATATAGTCGTCAATGGCAAGTTGCATCAGAAACGGTCCTGCCAATTGCGAGAGTGTATTCCCGATCATGAGAAATCCGATGATGAGCAGCTGGACTTTGTACGGTTTGAGGTACGCCAGAAGTCGCTTCATCAACACTCGGTCATAGACTTTTCCGAGGTCTTGTTCTTCATCGCTATATTCGTATAGGTCACTGCCCATGCCAAACATTGGTGGATTTCCCCTTTGATAACACGTTGTTGCTCGGCGCGCTTACAAACCGCGCCCGCAGCTGCGTAAGTTATAGTTTCTCAAGTTCCTCTTGCAAGAGTTGTGTTTCATAGATACCGGCATAAATCCCGTTCTGTTCGAGAAGTTGTTCGTGTGTGCCTGCCTCAACAATGCTGCCCTCGTCAAGGACGACGATGTGGTCGGCACCCTTCACGGTAGAGATACGATGTGAAATGAGGATAGTCGTGCGATCCTTCATAATTTCGGTGAGCCGACTGAGAATCGTGTCTTCTGTTTGGGTATCCACATTTGCGAATGCGTCGTCAAGGATCAAAATTTTCGGTTTAATGATAATCGCGCGAGCGAGTGCGGTCCGTTGGCGTTGCCCCCCTGAAATTGTCATCCCACGTTCACCGAGGAAGGTTTCTAACCCATCGGGGAACTCCTCAATCTGTTCAAGGAGATCTGCGGTGTGCGCTGCGTCTTTTATCTGTACCTCGTCCGGTGTTTCGAGACCGTAGGCGATATTATTTTGCAAATAGTCAGAGAAAAGGAACGGTTCCTGCTCGACGACCCCGACGCTGGATCGGAGAACATTTAACGGTATATCCTGAATGTCTACGCCATCGACAAAGACGGTGCCACGTGCTGCTTGACGGATGCGTGGAATGAGGTTGACAAGTGTAGATTTCCCAGACCCCGTTCCACCGACAATCGCAAGCGTCTTACCGCGTTCAATTTTGAGGTTAATGCCCTTAAGCACAGGTGTTCCATCGGGATACGCAAAATTAAGGTCTCTAAATTCGATCTCACCTTCAATATCTTTGATCCCCCATTTCACCTGCTCGCCATCAAAGATTTCAGGCTTCTCATTGAGAATCGCTTGGATGCGTCCCATAGACGCTGCGCCGCGTTCAAAGGTGTTGACGATGAAGCCGAGCGTAATCATCGGACGGATGAGCATCATGAGATAGGCGTGGAACGCGACGAAATCGCCGAGCGACATTTCGCCGTCAATGACCCGGAGCCCACCCATCCAAAGCAGGACGACAATACCGATCCCTGGCAAACAGCGGAAGATTGGGAAAAAGAAAGTCATCAGTCGGATCTGTTCGTGGTTACGGTCAACAAACTCTCGGTTCAATGCTTGGAAGTGTTCGATTTCGCTCGCTTCGAGTGTGTACGCTTTCACCACGCGGACCCCAGACAAATTCTCCTGCACTTTGGTGTTCAACGTTGAGAACGCCTCTTGGATTCGCTCATAACGTGCATGCAACCGTTTTCCAAGAAAGCGAATCAGGAGTGCGAGCACTGGATAGGGCAGCAGTGCGACAAGGGTCAAACCTACATCAATACGAAGCATAATGGTGAGTGCGAGTCCGAAAAATACGATTGCGTCTGCTGTATACATGACAGCACTGCTCAGCACCATTCTGATGGCATTTAGATCGCTGGTTGCCCGCGTCATCAGGTCGCCGGTACGGACGTTATCGTAATACGCTGCCGAGAGTTTTTGAAGATGCAGAAAGAAGTCGGCACGGAGGTGGAACTCCATCTGCCGCGCGACCCCTTGGATGGTGCGCCGTTGGATGAAGCGTAGGATACCCGCAAAGAGCGCGATCCCAAAGATAAGTAGCGCGAAAAAGAGGATGCGTTCCGGAGAGATCGTAAAGAGTGGCCCCACATAATCCGGATCATAAGCACTTTTCCAAGCGAGGCCTAACTCATCAACAACCGTCTTGAGGATTTGGGGGCTAATCAGGAGAAGCACATTCGTCACGACCACAAGAAAGAAACTGAATATAATGGCGTACCGGTACCGAATGACATACTTCTTAAGACCGAGTAGACTACGAATGGTGAAACTCCTTTTGGGCAGGTAAACCGCGCGTGATTATTTTATATTTTGACGTAAATGTTAGATATGTGTTTAATCAAGTTTTCGGTCATAGTAAGAAGCCTCTTTCTGTAGGATCGAGCTGTGCTTGCGACTTCTGGAAATGTATGTTCTGTAGGAGCGAGCTGCGCTCGAGATTCTTGGGAAGTGTGTGAAGGTGCATCCAAAGATGTGCATAGATGAACCATTATCTGTATACGGTGTAACGAAATCTATCTATGCAACCTTTATTACAAAGAACTATCATTAAGGAGTCAATATGAAACAAAATCGAAGACCGGCACCATTCAATGTTGTGCCGAGTGACACCGAAGGAATTACATGGGCATTACCAGAAGGCGCAATCGCCCGACTTGGGAAAGGAATTGCCTTGTCCAGTGGAGGACCAAAACTGGGACTCCCTCCCGGCGGCGTGTATTTCGCCGTTCAAACCCGTATAGGTCTCTGGTGGTATGAAATGTCGTCAAAGTCGCCTATAGCATTGTGGGAAACAGAGCGCGGAATGATCTCCACTGTCGATTTCTCGCAAGATGGTGAGTGGATTGCTATCGCCAATTACGACGGTATCATTAAGGTGGTGGATATTCAGAGTGGTGAATGCCTCGCGCAGATGAAGCGGACGGAAGAACATAATATCTATTGGCGCATTAACTTTTCTCCGGATTGTAAATGGATCGCCACCGCGAATTTTAGCGGCATCGTTGAAGTGTTAGATGTCCATCGCGGTGTGTGCATCGCAGAGATGGATCGAGGTGAACGTGAAGTTGTATCAGCTGATATTTATGGATTGGAATTCTCCCCAAATGGACAGTACGTCGCTGCGACTGCAGATAATCTTGGCACAGAAGGCACACAAACTTACATCTGGGACCCTGAGACAGGCAAGTTAATTTTCAAGTTTGCGGGTGGAAATTTTAACTTCTCTCAAGACAGTTGTCTACTGGCAGGAGTGACCTCTGACGATCCCATTGGTGATGCCGATCCTATTAATCACTACATCTCAGTATGGAATATAACGACAGGTAAACGTATCTCTCACTTTAGCGTGAAAAGTGCTTGGATGGATACTATTATCTTTTCACCTTGCGGCGAGTTCCTCGCATCCAGTAGTAGAGATGAAAGCTTACGCGTGTGGGACGTAGCAAAGGGTGCGCAAAAGATGGCTTATAATGACTTTCAAACGCCTCGGACAGTGCCATTTTATTCAACAGATGGGGAGTTATTTGCAATTGTGGATAGGCAAGACACTATTGAAGTCTGGAATATGGAACATCGTGAAAAAATACAGATCCTAGAACTACATCCGAGGAGTATTGATGCCGCATGGTTTAGAGAATTTCCGCAGGTGGCTCTTGCTGACATGTGTACCGACACTACACAGAACAAAAAGCGTCAGCCTGGTAACATACATACATTCTCAACACTTCGTGAATCTGCCTGTTTTCCAGATCCGGTTATGTTTTTACCGGATGGAAAGACACTGGCAACAAGAGGGTATCGGAACGGTATCGTGTTATGGGATGTTGAAAGTAAGCAGGTTCAGGAAACATTATTGGAAGATCAGCGTATTGCCTCTTTTACTGTGTTGCCCTCTGGGAACATACTATCTGCCCATAGTGAAGACAACAACATCAAAGTTTGGGATGCCGAGAAACCTGATGCACCGATTGCGGAATTCACTGAAACCGATCCGGTCCGATTGATATGGAACATCGCATTCGCACCGACAGGTGATCTACTTGCAGTTGGAAGTAGAGAAGGTACTATCTATCTATACGATTTCATACGTAAGGCGCGGTTAAAACCGCTCATAGGGCATACCGAGCACATTTGGTCGGTGTGCTTCTCGCCAGATGGCAAACGACTGGTAAGCGGCTCAGATGATAGAATCGCTCGGCTATGGGATGTTGAATCCGGTGAAGAAATTGCCACATTGCCATTAGGTGAACCTCACACACTTATGGATATAGCATTTTCACCGTGTGGTAACTTGATCGCGGGTGGACTGTCCGGCGAACTCCGTTTATGGAACGCCGAAACCTTAACAACCCTTTTTGCAATACCACATCCAGAGAGTCGGGCACCTTGGGCATTGGCATTCTCGCCGTGTGGTAAGTATCTGGCATCGGGCACTTGGTGGGAGGAAGGCATGGAGAAGATGGCAATTCGGTTATGGGAAGTGGCGAGCGGTGAGAATATCGCGACCCTGTGGGGACATCCGACAGACATTCAGTCGCTTGCATTTTCGCCAGATAGCACAATTTTGGCGAGTGGCAGTTTTGACTGCTCCACCCTGCTATGGGATTTGAAACCTTTTATAGATTCTTAAAACTCAACCACTTCTTCTTTATTTTTCTATTGACATTATTGCCTCCTACAGTGTATGATATGAAAAATACACACTATCATAGGAGGAAAATAGATTTGGCGGCAGATATTGGACTCATCGGATTAGCAGTGATGGGCGAAAACCTCGCACTGAACATGGAAAGCAAAGGCTTTGAGGTGGCGGTCTTTAACCGGACTGTCTCACGTGTAGACGCTTTCATAGAAGGTGCAGCAAACGGCAAAAATATCACTGGCGCGCACTCAATTCCAGAATTCATTGGGAAATTAGATACACCTCGGAAAATCATTTTAATGGT
Protein-coding sequences here:
- a CDS encoding ABC transporter ATP-binding protein yields the protein MFGMGSDLYEYSDEEQDLGKVYDRVLMKRLLAYLKPYKVQLLIIGFLMIGNTLSQLAGPFLMQLAIDDYITPGTREGLSTIATLYVFSLMSLFVFGYSEEYRTQMIGQHVMRDLRQGLFSHLQRLDVQFFDKNPVGRLMTRVMGDVQVLNELFSSGVITIFANLLRICGIVVVMLLYNWKLALVTFTVIPIIFGATLVYQIYSRRAFREQRKQLARINAFLQENIVGMTTMKLFAQERRSHLRFNERNRRYLAANLKSIFYFSIFHPLIEVAASLATAVIIWYGGGQIIQNALTFGGLVMFMGYAQQFFWPIRELSEKYTIFQNAMASSERIFQLLDTQPSIISAAPKTGTDSLKGEIEFKNVWFAYNDDDYVLRDVSFKVKPGEKVALVGHTGAGKTSIINLLCRFYEINKGQILIDGVDIREMNLEDLRGAVSIVQQNIFLFSDSIERNITLGDPSISSEQVKRASEDVHLDRFVQKMPEVYGTEIKEDGAGLSVGQKQLVAFARALASDPSVLILDEATSSVDTETELLIEDAVSRLMENRTSVVIAHRLSTIQNADKIIVMHRGEIRETGTHNELLQQAGIYYRLYQLQYKGQEGKRSL
- a CDS encoding ABC transporter ATP-binding protein, with translation MFSFFLVVVTNVLLLISPQILKTVVDELGLAWKSAYDPDYVGPLFTISPERILFFALLIFGIALFAGILRFIQRRTIQGVARQMEFHLRADFFLHLQKLSAAYYDNVRTGDLMTRATSDLNAIRMVLSSAVMYTADAIVFFGLALTIMLRIDVGLTLVALLPYPVLALLIRFLGKRLHARYERIQEAFSTLNTKVQENLSGVRVVKAYTLEASEIEHFQALNREFVDRNHEQIRLMTFFFPIFRCLPGIGIVVLLWMGGLRVIDGEMSLGDFVAFHAYLMMLIRPMITLGFIVNTFERGAASMGRIQAILNEKPEIFDGEQVKWGIKDIEGEIEFRDLNFAYPDGTPVLKGINLKIERGKTLAIVGGTGSGKSTLVNLIPRIRQAARGTVFVDGVDIQDIPLNVLRSSVGVVEQEPFLFSDYLQNNIAYGLETPDEVQIKDAAHTADLLEQIEEFPDGLETFLGERGMTISGGQRQRTALARAIIIKPKILILDDAFANVDTQTEDTILSRLTEIMKDRTTILISHRISTVKGADHIVVLDEGSIVEAGTHEQLLEQNGIYAGIYETQLLQEELEKL
- a CDS encoding WD40 repeat domain-containing protein → MKQNRRPAPFNVVPSDTEGITWALPEGAIARLGKGIALSSGGPKLGLPPGGVYFAVQTRIGLWWYEMSSKSPIALWETERGMISTVDFSQDGEWIAIANYDGIIKVVDIQSGECLAQMKRTEEHNIYWRINFSPDCKWIATANFSGIVEVLDVHRGVCIAEMDRGEREVVSADIYGLEFSPNGQYVAATADNLGTEGTQTYIWDPETGKLIFKFAGGNFNFSQDSCLLAGVTSDDPIGDADPINHYISVWNITTGKRISHFSVKSAWMDTIIFSPCGEFLASSSRDESLRVWDVAKGAQKMAYNDFQTPRTVPFYSTDGELFAIVDRQDTIEVWNMEHREKIQILELHPRSIDAAWFREFPQVALADMCTDTTQNKKRQPGNIHTFSTLRESACFPDPVMFLPDGKTLATRGYRNGIVLWDVESKQVQETLLEDQRIASFTVLPSGNILSAHSEDNNIKVWDAEKPDAPIAEFTETDPVRLIWNIAFAPTGDLLAVGSREGTIYLYDFIRKARLKPLIGHTEHIWSVCFSPDGKRLVSGSDDRIARLWDVESGEEIATLPLGEPHTLMDIAFSPCGNLIAGGLSGELRLWNAETLTTLFAIPHPESRAPWALAFSPCGKYLASGTWWEEGMEKMAIRLWEVASGENIATLWGHPTDIQSLAFSPDSTILASGSFDCSTLLWDLKPFIDS